The following proteins come from a genomic window of Musa acuminata AAA Group cultivar baxijiao chromosome BXJ1-7, Cavendish_Baxijiao_AAA, whole genome shotgun sequence:
- the LOC135678270 gene encoding protein BTR1-like isoform X2, with translation MESPELPGDSSSPEAAPRLSPRPRSPTRGEKEKHTHMRFLVSNVAAGCIIGKGGLTITEFQSQSGARIQLSRNHEVFPGTSDRIILISGTLSEVMKAMELILEKLPSQVEESDDVEGRSKIRLIVPNSSCGAIIGKGGSTIKSFVEDSHAGIKISPQDNNAGLNDRLVTLTGSFEEQMCAIFLILSKLIEDAHYPQTLNSPFPYSGVNSRGFPGVPVGYMVPSVSYGPVSYRPNGSGGKYRSNKGVASSPMVRHPSQLPGGHLEDHSNSVTIGIADEHIGAIVGRGGRNITEISQVSGARIKISDRGDFVSGTSDRKVTITGSPEAIHAAEALIMQKVSSNSER, from the exons GCGAAAAAGAAAAGCATACACACATGAGATTTCTTGTATCAAACGTAGCAGCTGGGTGTATCATTGGGAAGGGTGGCTTGACAATAACTGAATTCCAGTCACAATCTGGAGCTCGTATTCAACTGTCACGGAATCATGAAGTTTTTCCAGGAACATCAGATAGAATAATATTGATTTCTGGGACACTTAGTGAAGTAATGAAGGCTATGGAACTGATCCTGGAAAAACTGCCAAGTCAG GTGGAAGAGAGCGATGATGTTGAAGGTAGATCAAAAATCAGGCTTATTGTTCCTAATAGCTCTTGTGGTGCTATAATTGGAAAAGGAGGGTCAACTATAAA GTCATTCGTAGAAGACTCCCATGCTGGGATTAAGATATCTCCTCAGGATAATAATGCTGGCCTAAATGATAGGCTGGTCACGTTGACAGGGTCTTTTGAGGAACAAATGTGTGCTATCTTTTTGATATTGTCAAAATTAATAGAAGATGCTCACTATCCACAGACATTAAACTCACCTTTTCCCTATTCAG GTGTCAACAGTCGTGGTTTCCCTGGTGTTCCTGTTGGTTATATGGTTCCTTCTGTTTCATATGGCCCTGTGAGTTACAGGCCAAATGGATCTGGAGGAAAATATCGAAGTAACAAG GGTGTGGCATCATCACCGATGGTCCGACATCCGTCACAGTTACCTGGTGGGCATCTTGAAGATCATAGCAATTCAGTGACGATCGGAATTGCGGACGAGCATATTGGCGCTATTGTTGGTCGTGGGGGAAGGAACATAACGGAGATAAGTcag GTTAGTGGAGCTAGGATCAAGATATCAGATAGAGGTGATTTCGTTTCAGGCACATCAGATAG AAAGGTAACGATAACTGGATCACCAGAAGCAATACATGCTGCGGAGGCTCTGATCATGCAAAAAGTTTCATCCAATTCTGAGAGATGA
- the LOC135678270 gene encoding protein BTR1-like isoform X1 gives MESPELPGDSSSPEAAPRLSPRPRSPTRGEKEKHTHMRFLVSNVAAGCIIGKGGLTITEFQSQSGARIQLSRNHEVFPGTSDRIILISGTLSEVMKAMELILEKLPSQVEESDDVEGRSKIRLIVPNSSCGAIIGKGGSTIKSFVEDSHAGIKISPQDNNAGLNDRLVTLTGSFEEQMCAIFLILSKLIEDAHYPQTLNSPFPYSVLGVNSRGFPGVPVGYMVPSVSYGPVSYRPNGSGGKYRSNKGVASSPMVRHPSQLPGGHLEDHSNSVTIGIADEHIGAIVGRGGRNITEISQVSGARIKISDRGDFVSGTSDRKVTITGSPEAIHAAEALIMQKVSSNSER, from the exons GCGAAAAAGAAAAGCATACACACATGAGATTTCTTGTATCAAACGTAGCAGCTGGGTGTATCATTGGGAAGGGTGGCTTGACAATAACTGAATTCCAGTCACAATCTGGAGCTCGTATTCAACTGTCACGGAATCATGAAGTTTTTCCAGGAACATCAGATAGAATAATATTGATTTCTGGGACACTTAGTGAAGTAATGAAGGCTATGGAACTGATCCTGGAAAAACTGCCAAGTCAG GTGGAAGAGAGCGATGATGTTGAAGGTAGATCAAAAATCAGGCTTATTGTTCCTAATAGCTCTTGTGGTGCTATAATTGGAAAAGGAGGGTCAACTATAAA GTCATTCGTAGAAGACTCCCATGCTGGGATTAAGATATCTCCTCAGGATAATAATGCTGGCCTAAATGATAGGCTGGTCACGTTGACAGGGTCTTTTGAGGAACAAATGTGTGCTATCTTTTTGATATTGTCAAAATTAATAGAAGATGCTCACTATCCACAGACATTAAACTCACCTTTTCCCTATTCAG TTTTAGGTGTCAACAGTCGTGGTTTCCCTGGTGTTCCTGTTGGTTATATGGTTCCTTCTGTTTCATATGGCCCTGTGAGTTACAGGCCAAATGGATCTGGAGGAAAATATCGAAGTAACAAG GGTGTGGCATCATCACCGATGGTCCGACATCCGTCACAGTTACCTGGTGGGCATCTTGAAGATCATAGCAATTCAGTGACGATCGGAATTGCGGACGAGCATATTGGCGCTATTGTTGGTCGTGGGGGAAGGAACATAACGGAGATAAGTcag GTTAGTGGAGCTAGGATCAAGATATCAGATAGAGGTGATTTCGTTTCAGGCACATCAGATAG AAAGGTAACGATAACTGGATCACCAGAAGCAATACATGCTGCGGAGGCTCTGATCATGCAAAAAGTTTCATCCAATTCTGAGAGATGA